A stretch of the Thermus thermophilus genome encodes the following:
- the rpmE gene encoding 50S ribosomal protein L31 — MKEGIHPKLVPARIICGCGNVIETYSTKPEIYVEVCSKCHPFYTGQQRFVDTEGRVERFQRRYGDSYRKGR; from the coding sequence GTGAAGGAAGGCATCCATCCCAAGCTGGTTCCCGCCCGCATCATCTGCGGTTGCGGCAACGTCATTGAGACCTACTCCACCAAGCCCGAGATCTACGTGGAGGTCTGCTCCAAGTGCCACCCCTTCTACACGGGGCAACAGCGCTTCGTGGACACCGAGGGGCGGGTGGAGCGGTTCCAGCGGCGCTACGGCGACTCTTACCGCAAGGGGCGCTAG
- the mtnA gene encoding S-methyl-5-thioribose-1-phosphate isomerase, whose amino-acid sequence MDRVLPFRFAEEEGVFWLLDQRRLPQEEVYVPVRTAREMAQAIRDMVVRGAPAIGVSAAFGMVLAHLAGEDLEEADRRLRASRPTAVNLFHALDRMRPFWGDLAGSLLEARRIWREVEETEAAISRHGAQVLWGQVLTHCNTGPLATGGYGTALGAIVEAYRLGRVRHVWVDETRPYLQGARLTAYELQKAGVPATLITDSMAGWLMARGAVDAVVVGVDRMALNGDFANKVGTYALAVLAHHHGIPFYAALPLSSVDPRLASGEGIPIEERSPEEVVAFRGVRIAPEGFPAYHPAFDVTPHRYLTGIITEKGVLYPPFAEGLRRALGLD is encoded by the coding sequence GTGGATCGGGTGCTTCCCTTTCGCTTTGCGGAGGAGGAGGGGGTCTTCTGGCTTCTGGACCAGAGGCGCCTGCCCCAGGAGGAGGTTTACGTCCCGGTGCGCACCGCCCGGGAGATGGCCCAGGCCATCCGGGACATGGTGGTCCGGGGGGCGCCGGCCATCGGCGTCTCCGCCGCCTTCGGCATGGTCCTGGCCCACCTGGCGGGGGAGGACCTCGAGGAGGCGGACCGGAGGCTCAGGGCGAGCCGCCCCACGGCGGTGAACCTCTTCCACGCCCTGGACCGGATGCGCCCCTTTTGGGGGGACCTGGCGGGAAGCCTCCTCGAGGCGCGGCGCATCTGGCGGGAGGTGGAGGAAACGGAGGCGGCCATCAGCCGCCACGGCGCCCAGGTCCTCTGGGGCCAGGTCCTCACCCACTGCAACACGGGTCCCCTGGCCACGGGCGGCTACGGCACTGCCCTTGGGGCCATCGTGGAGGCCTACAGGCTTGGGCGGGTGCGGCACGTCTGGGTGGACGAGACCAGGCCCTACCTCCAAGGGGCCCGCCTTACCGCCTACGAGCTCCAGAAGGCGGGGGTACCCGCCACCCTGATCACCGACAGCATGGCGGGCTGGCTCATGGCCCGGGGGGCCGTGGACGCGGTGGTGGTGGGGGTGGACCGCATGGCCCTGAACGGGGACTTCGCCAACAAGGTGGGGACCTACGCCCTCGCCGTGCTGGCCCACCACCACGGGATCCCCTTCTACGCCGCCTTGCCCCTTTCCTCCGTGGACCCCCGGTTGGCGAGCGGGGAGGGGATCCCCATAGAGGAACGCTCCCCGGAGGAGGTGGTGGCCTTCCGCGGCGTACGGATCGCCCCCGAGGGGTTTCCCGCCTACCACCCCGCCTTTGACGTGACGCCCCACCGGTACCTCACGGGGATCATCACGGAGAAGGGGGTCCTCTACCCCCCCTTCGCCGAGGGGTTGCGGCGTGCCTTGGGGCTGGATTGA
- a CDS encoding ComF family protein produces the protein MPWGWIEALLGHACPGCGGPLDLPALCGRCRAGLEAFSTGEMVYLGHYARVGPLVRALKYGRREALARALAEPLARAVAARGWRLQGVTAVPTLPHRLALRGYNPPEVLARALAGALGVPYRPVLFRRRYTPGQPTRGFKERRLLPGDLFGARVRVEGAWLLVDDVLTSGATFLRARGALLEAGAAYVYGAFLAVRDPGALGPYR, from the coding sequence GTGCCTTGGGGCTGGATTGAGGCCCTGCTGGGCCACGCCTGCCCGGGGTGCGGGGGGCCCTTGGACCTTCCCGCCCTCTGCGGGCGTTGCCGGGCGGGCCTCGAGGCCTTTTCCACGGGGGAGATGGTCTACCTGGGCCACTACGCCCGGGTGGGCCCCTTGGTGCGGGCGCTGAAGTACGGGAGGCGGGAGGCCTTGGCCCGGGCGCTGGCCGAGCCCCTGGCCCGGGCCGTGGCCGCGAGGGGGTGGCGGCTCCAGGGCGTCACGGCGGTGCCCACCCTGCCCCACCGGCTCGCCCTCAGGGGCTACAACCCGCCCGAGGTTTTGGCCCGGGCCCTCGCCGGGGCCCTAGGGGTGCCCTACCGCCCGGTGCTCTTCCGGAGGCGGTACACCCCGGGCCAGCCCACCCGGGGCTTCAAGGAGCGCCGCCTCCTCCCGGGCGACCTCTTCGGGGCCCGGGTGCGGGTGGAGGGGGCCTGGCTTTTGGTGGACGACGTCCTCACCAGCGGGGCCACCTTTCTCCGGGCCCGGGGAGCCCTCCTCGAGGCGGGGGCCGCCTACGTCTACGGGGCCTTCCTGGCGGTGCGGGACCCTGGGGCCTTGGGGCCTTACCGATAA
- a CDS encoding murein hydrolase activator EnvC family protein, with protein MGRLLLLVLLLLAPAWGQDLVAQERRVQALEAQAARARALEEEAAKRIQALNRELAQISQRLKNLLGEKAALEKEIARLEAERRRLKQEADRLEEEVRQTEARIAKLEKDLEALRERLQALMVSLHRERAGRYLPLLRAESFTDLAVRARWVGYISRQDTALVKTLQATLKALREEKARLELLVQSLTAKEAELAETQRALEAKRRGLEAVLAELRQEEAGKKALLRDALEERAQLQSRLAELQKRLLEERQRLKALQEEAERRRREEEARRAAQASVVVPPPPLPATVGRLAFPVPGGRIAVPYGKEGPFQVIAAPAPGSPVQAAADGYVAGVLYLPNLGYTVMLVHTEELATVYTNLQAPLVQEGDRVRRGQVIGYLGGGLLIQPNELEFRVALRTGDATRFVDPSAYY; from the coding sequence GTGGGCCGCCTCCTCCTCCTTGTCCTCCTCCTCCTCGCCCCCGCCTGGGGCCAGGACCTCGTGGCCCAGGAAAGGCGCGTCCAGGCCCTGGAGGCCCAGGCCGCCCGGGCCCGGGCCCTGGAGGAGGAGGCGGCGAAGCGCATCCAGGCGCTGAACCGGGAGCTCGCCCAGATCTCCCAAAGGCTCAAGAACCTCCTCGGGGAAAAGGCGGCCTTGGAAAAGGAGATCGCCCGCCTCGAGGCCGAAAGGCGGCGGCTCAAGCAAGAGGCGGACCGCCTCGAGGAGGAGGTGCGGCAAACGGAGGCCCGGATCGCCAAGCTGGAGAAGGACCTCGAGGCCCTGCGGGAAAGGCTCCAGGCCCTCATGGTGAGCCTGCACCGGGAGCGGGCAGGCCGCTACCTTCCCTTGCTTAGGGCCGAGTCCTTCACCGACCTCGCCGTCCGGGCCCGCTGGGTGGGGTACATCTCCCGCCAGGACACCGCCTTGGTGAAGACCCTCCAGGCCACCCTGAAGGCCCTTAGGGAGGAGAAGGCGAGGCTGGAGCTTCTGGTCCAGTCCCTCACGGCCAAGGAGGCGGAGCTTGCCGAGACGCAGCGGGCGCTGGAAGCGAAGCGGCGGGGGCTTGAAGCGGTCCTCGCCGAGCTCAGGCAGGAGGAGGCGGGCAAGAAGGCCCTGCTGCGGGACGCCCTCGAGGAGCGGGCCCAGCTCCAAAGCCGCCTGGCCGAGCTGCAAAAGCGGCTCCTGGAGGAACGTCAACGCCTAAAGGCCCTCCAGGAGGAGGCCGAACGGCGGCGCCGGGAGGAGGAGGCCCGCCGGGCCGCCCAGGCCAGCGTGGTGGTCCCGCCGCCCCCTCTTCCGGCCACGGTGGGCCGCCTCGCCTTCCCCGTCCCCGGGGGACGGATCGCCGTCCCCTACGGGAAGGAAGGCCCCTTCCAGGTCATCGCCGCCCCCGCCCCGGGAAGCCCGGTCCAGGCGGCCGCCGACGGGTACGTGGCCGGGGTCTTGTACCTGCCCAACCTGGGCTACACGGTGATGCTGGTCCATACGGAAGAGCTGGCGACCGTCTACACCAACCTGCAGGCCCCTTTGGTGCAGGAGGGGGACCGGGTGCGCCGGGGCCAGGTGATCGGCTACCTGGGCGGGGGCCTCCTCATCCAGCCCAACGAGCTGGAGTTCCGCGTGGCCCTCCGCACGGGGGACGCCACCCGCTTCGTGGACCCGAGCGCCTACTACTGA
- a CDS encoding cell division protein FtsX, which translates to MYAIREGLKQVFRHPTASLATFFTALVSFTLLYFLGLLLWNLERVVQTMERELEVAAFLGPKADVEGLLAEIQGWPEVASARLQTREEALAQLVLDYPYLAEAKDLVENPLPDTLRLRLREPEAVRRVAARLARLPGVEGVEYGGEITERLVQLLQGSRVAMLVLVGLLLLNTFFSVMGAIRLSVESRREALGIMLLVGATRRFIQAPFVVEGAFLTLGAGLLAVAVGAFLYRALAQAVQTLLPFVPVLSPEDLGRTAGLVLLLALVLGAGGAFAASRAHLREV; encoded by the coding sequence GTGTACGCCATCCGCGAGGGGCTAAAGCAGGTCTTCCGCCACCCCACGGCAAGCCTCGCCACCTTCTTCACCGCCCTGGTCTCCTTCACCCTGCTCTACTTCCTGGGGCTCCTCCTCTGGAACCTGGAGCGGGTGGTCCAGACCATGGAGCGGGAGCTGGAGGTGGCCGCCTTCCTCGGCCCCAAGGCGGACGTGGAAGGCCTCCTCGCCGAGATCCAAGGGTGGCCCGAGGTGGCCTCTGCCCGGCTCCAGACCAGGGAGGAGGCCCTGGCCCAGCTGGTCCTGGACTACCCCTATCTGGCGGAGGCCAAGGACCTGGTGGAAAACCCCCTGCCCGACACCCTGCGCCTGCGGCTTAGGGAACCCGAGGCGGTGCGGCGGGTGGCGGCGCGCCTCGCCCGCCTCCCCGGGGTGGAAGGGGTGGAGTACGGGGGAGAGATCACGGAAAGGCTCGTCCAGCTCCTCCAGGGTAGCCGCGTGGCCATGCTGGTCCTCGTGGGGCTTCTCCTCCTCAACACCTTCTTCAGCGTCATGGGCGCCATCCGCCTGTCGGTGGAGAGCCGGCGGGAGGCCCTGGGCATCATGCTCCTCGTGGGCGCCACCCGGCGGTTCATCCAGGCCCCCTTCGTCGTGGAGGGAGCGTTCCTCACCTTGGGCGCGGGGCTTCTCGCCGTGGCCGTGGGGGCCTTCCTCTACCGGGCCCTGGCCCAGGCGGTCCAGACCCTCCTGCCCTTCGTCCCCGTCCTCTCCCCCGAGGACCTGGGGCGGACGGCGGGCCTCGTCCTCCTCCTGGCCCTCGTCCTGGGCGCAGGCGGGGCTTTCGCCGCAAGCCGGGCCCACCTGCGGGAGGTGTGA
- a CDS encoding M24 family metallopeptidase, whose product MLPKDLLEPLGLDALLVTRPENVRYLSGFPHPEDAQVLITGEGAFLLTDPRYPEAERESRIPAKVLKREEREALLKTLKGRVGFEAEHLPYAALERLRELVPAEWVPTKGVVERLRLRKTPEEVERIRRAQALAEEALAHVLPLLRPGVEEREIALEVEFFLKRRGAEGAAFPPIVASGERGALPHARASEKRLKEGELVTLDLGARLEGYHSDMTRTFALGRPKEELRRAYEAVAEALEAALAALAPGKPGKEVDAVARKVLEAHGLDRYFVHSLGHGVGLAVHEGPSLSPYGEDVLEPGMVVTVEPGVYLPGLGGVRVEELVLLTESGVELLSRFPRNFQEL is encoded by the coding sequence GTGTTGCCGAAGGACCTCCTAGAGCCCCTCGGGCTTGACGCCCTCCTCGTCACCCGGCCGGAGAACGTCCGCTACCTTTCGGGCTTCCCCCACCCCGAGGACGCCCAGGTCCTGATCACGGGGGAAGGGGCTTTCCTCCTCACCGACCCCCGCTACCCGGAGGCCGAAAGGGAAAGCCGCATCCCCGCCAAGGTCCTCAAGCGGGAGGAACGGGAGGCCCTCCTCAAGACCCTGAAGGGCCGGGTGGGCTTTGAGGCCGAGCACCTCCCCTACGCCGCCCTAGAGCGCCTGAGGGAGCTCGTCCCCGCCGAGTGGGTGCCCACCAAGGGGGTGGTGGAAAGGCTCAGGCTCCGAAAGACCCCGGAGGAGGTGGAGAGGATCCGCAGGGCCCAGGCCCTGGCGGAGGAGGCCCTGGCCCACGTCCTCCCCCTCCTCAGGCCGGGGGTGGAGGAGCGGGAGATCGCCCTGGAGGTGGAGTTCTTCCTCAAAAGGCGGGGGGCCGAAGGGGCGGCCTTCCCCCCCATCGTGGCCTCCGGGGAGCGGGGGGCCCTGCCCCACGCCCGGGCCTCGGAGAAGCGCCTTAAGGAAGGGGAGCTCGTCACCCTGGACCTCGGGGCGCGGCTTGAGGGGTACCACTCGGACATGACCCGCACCTTCGCCCTCGGCAGGCCCAAGGAGGAACTCCGCCGGGCCTACGAGGCGGTGGCGGAAGCCCTGGAGGCGGCCCTCGCCGCCTTAGCCCCCGGGAAGCCGGGCAAGGAGGTGGACGCGGTGGCCCGAAAAGTGCTGGAGGCCCACGGGCTGGACCGCTACTTCGTCCACTCCTTGGGCCACGGGGTGGGCCTCGCCGTCCACGAGGGGCCGAGCCTCTCCCCCTACGGCGAGGACGTCCTGGAGCCCGGCATGGTGGTGACGGTGGAACCCGGGGTCTACCTGCCGGGGCTTGGCGGCGTGCGGGTTGAGGAGCTCGTCCTCCTCACCGAAAGCGGCGTGGAGCTCCTCTCCCGTTTTCCCCGGAACTTTCAGGAGCTCTAA
- the ileS gene encoding isoleucine--tRNA ligase, with product MFKEVGEPNFPKLEEEVLAFWKREKIFQKSVENRKGGPRYTVYEGPPTANGLPHVGHAQARSYKDLFPRYKTMRGYYAPRRAGWDTHGLPVELEVEKKLGLKSKREIEAYGIGRFNQACRESVFTYEKEWEAFTERIAYWVDLENAYATLEPTYIESIWWSLKNLFDRGLLYRDHKVVPYCPRCGTPLSSHEVALGYKEIQDPSVYVRFPLKTPERLGLKEASLLIWTTTPWTLPGNVAAAVHPEYTYAAFQVGDEALILEEGLGRKLLGEETPVLNTFPGKALEGLPYTPPYPQALEKGYFVVLADYVSQEDGTGIVHQAPAFGAEDLETARVYGLPLLKTVDEEGKLLVEPFKGLFFREANRAILRDLRGRGLLFKEESYLHSYPHCWRCSTPLMYYATESWFIKNTLFKDELIRKNQEIHWVPPHIKEGRYGEWLKNLVDWALSRNRYWGTPLPIWVCQACGKEEAIGSFQELRERATKPLPEPFDPHRPYVDQVELACECGGTMRRVPYVIDVWYDSGAMPFAALHYPFEHQEAFRESFPADFIAEGIDQTRGWFNSLHQLGVMLFGSIAFKNVICHGLILDEKGQKMSKSKGNVVDPWDIIREFGADALRWYIYVSAPPEADRRFGPNLVRETVRDYFLTLWNVYSFFVTYANLDRPDLKNPPPPEKRPEMDRWLLARMQDLIQRVTEALEAYDPTTSARALRDFVVEDLSQWYVRRNRRRFWKNEDALDREAAYATLYEALVLVATLAAPFTPFLAEVLWQNLVRSVRPEAKESVHLADWPEADPALADEALVAQMRAVLKVVDLARAARAKSGVKTRTPLPLLLVTAPTPLEREGLKRFAHEIAEELNVKEVRVLEPGEEILSYRVLPNLKLLGRKYGKLVPKIREALQRERERAAALALKGEAIPLEVEGEALTLLPEEVLLEAEAPKGYQALEKDGYVAALKVEVTEALRMEGLARDLIRLLQQARKDMGLRVSDRIRVGYEAEGPYLEALKRHGSWIAEEVLATAFGEGLFGGFEARVEDEEGKAVFHLARAE from the coding sequence ATGTTCAAGGAGGTCGGCGAGCCCAACTTTCCCAAGCTGGAAGAGGAGGTCTTGGCCTTCTGGAAGCGGGAAAAGATCTTCCAAAAGAGCGTGGAAAACCGCAAAGGCGGTCCCCGCTACACCGTCTACGAGGGCCCTCCCACCGCCAACGGCCTCCCCCACGTGGGCCACGCCCAGGCCCGGAGCTACAAGGACCTCTTCCCCCGCTACAAGACCATGCGGGGCTACTACGCGCCCCGGAGGGCGGGCTGGGACACCCACGGGCTTCCCGTGGAGCTGGAGGTGGAGAAGAAGCTCGGCCTCAAGAGCAAGCGGGAGATTGAGGCCTACGGCATCGGGCGCTTCAACCAGGCCTGCCGCGAGTCCGTCTTCACCTACGAGAAGGAGTGGGAGGCCTTTACCGAGCGCATCGCCTACTGGGTGGACCTGGAGAACGCCTACGCCACCTTGGAACCCACCTACATTGAGAGCATCTGGTGGAGCCTGAAGAACCTCTTTGACCGGGGCCTCCTCTACCGGGACCACAAGGTGGTGCCCTACTGCCCCCGCTGCGGCACCCCCCTCTCCTCCCACGAGGTCGCCCTGGGCTACAAGGAGATCCAAGACCCCTCGGTCTACGTCCGCTTCCCCTTGAAGACCCCCGAACGGCTGGGCCTTAAGGAGGCGAGCCTCCTCATCTGGACCACCACCCCCTGGACCCTGCCCGGGAACGTGGCCGCGGCGGTCCACCCGGAATACACCTACGCCGCCTTCCAGGTGGGAGACGAGGCCCTGATCCTGGAGGAGGGGCTGGGGAGGAAGCTTTTGGGCGAGGAAACCCCGGTCCTCAACACCTTCCCGGGCAAGGCCCTGGAAGGCCTTCCCTACACCCCCCCCTACCCCCAGGCCCTGGAGAAGGGCTACTTCGTGGTCCTTGCCGACTACGTGAGCCAAGAGGACGGGACGGGCATCGTCCACCAGGCCCCCGCCTTCGGCGCCGAGGACCTGGAGACGGCGAGGGTCTACGGGCTTCCCCTTCTGAAGACCGTGGACGAGGAGGGGAAGCTCCTCGTGGAGCCGTTTAAGGGCCTCTTCTTCCGCGAGGCCAACCGGGCGATCCTAAGGGACCTGAGGGGGCGGGGCCTCCTCTTCAAGGAGGAAAGCTACCTCCACAGCTACCCCCACTGCTGGCGGTGCTCCACCCCCCTCATGTACTACGCCACGGAGAGCTGGTTCATCAAAAACACCCTCTTCAAGGACGAGCTCATCCGCAAGAACCAGGAGATCCACTGGGTGCCCCCCCACATCAAGGAGGGCCGCTACGGGGAGTGGCTCAAGAACCTCGTGGACTGGGCCTTAAGCCGCAACCGCTACTGGGGGACACCCCTCCCCATCTGGGTCTGCCAGGCGTGCGGCAAGGAGGAGGCCATCGGGAGCTTCCAGGAGCTAAGGGAAAGGGCCACGAAGCCCCTCCCCGAGCCCTTTGACCCCCACCGCCCCTACGTGGACCAGGTGGAGCTCGCCTGTGAATGCGGCGGGACCATGCGCCGCGTCCCCTACGTCATTGACGTCTGGTACGACTCCGGGGCCATGCCCTTCGCCGCCTTGCACTACCCCTTTGAGCACCAAGAGGCGTTCCGGGAGAGCTTCCCCGCGGACTTCATCGCCGAGGGGATTGACCAGACCCGGGGCTGGTTCAACTCCCTCCACCAGCTCGGGGTGATGCTCTTCGGCTCCATCGCCTTCAAGAACGTGATCTGCCACGGCCTCATCCTGGACGAAAAGGGGCAGAAGATGTCCAAGTCCAAGGGGAACGTGGTGGACCCCTGGGACATCATCCGGGAGTTCGGGGCGGATGCCCTCAGGTGGTACATCTACGTCTCCGCGCCTCCCGAGGCCGACCGGCGCTTCGGGCCCAACCTGGTTCGGGAAACGGTGCGGGACTACTTCCTCACCCTCTGGAACGTCTACAGCTTCTTCGTGACCTACGCCAACCTGGACCGGCCCGACCTCAAGAACCCCCCTCCCCCCGAGAAGCGGCCCGAGATGGACCGCTGGCTCCTCGCCCGCATGCAGGACCTCATCCAGAGGGTGACGGAGGCCCTCGAGGCCTACGACCCCACCACGAGCGCCCGCGCCCTGAGGGACTTCGTGGTGGAGGACCTCTCCCAGTGGTACGTCCGCAGGAACCGGCGCCGCTTCTGGAAGAACGAGGACGCCTTAGACCGGGAGGCGGCCTACGCCACCCTCTACGAGGCCCTCGTCCTGGTGGCCACCCTCGCCGCCCCCTTCACCCCCTTTCTCGCCGAGGTCCTGTGGCAGAACCTGGTGCGGAGCGTCCGGCCCGAGGCCAAGGAGAGCGTCCACCTCGCCGACTGGCCCGAGGCCGACCCGGCCCTGGCCGACGAGGCCCTGGTGGCCCAGATGCGGGCGGTGCTCAAGGTGGTGGACCTGGCCCGGGCGGCCCGGGCGAAAAGCGGGGTCAAGACCCGCACCCCCCTTCCCCTCCTCCTCGTCACCGCCCCCACCCCCTTAGAGCGGGAGGGGTTGAAGCGCTTCGCCCACGAGATCGCCGAGGAGCTCAACGTCAAGGAGGTCCGGGTCCTGGAACCCGGGGAGGAGATCCTCTCCTACAGGGTCCTGCCCAACCTCAAGCTCCTGGGGAGGAAGTACGGCAAGCTCGTCCCCAAGATCCGGGAGGCCCTGCAGAGGGAAAGGGAGCGCGCCGCCGCCTTGGCGCTTAAGGGCGAGGCCATCCCCCTGGAGGTGGAGGGCGAGGCCCTCACCCTCCTCCCGGAGGAGGTCCTCCTCGAGGCCGAGGCCCCCAAGGGCTACCAGGCCCTGGAGAAGGACGGGTACGTGGCCGCCCTCAAGGTGGAGGTCACGGAAGCCCTCCGCATGGAGGGCCTCGCCCGCGACCTCATCCGCCTCCTGCAGCAAGCCCGCAAAGACATGGGCCTCAGGGTCTCGGACCGGATCCGGGTGGGCTACGAGGCGGAGGGCCCCTACCTCGAGGCCCTGAAGCGGCACGGGTCCTGGATCGCCGAGGAGGTGTTGGCCACCGCCTTCGGGGAGGGCCTCTTCGGCGGGTTTGAGGCCCGGGTGGAGGACGAGGAGGGCAAGGCGGTCTTCCACCTGGCCCGGGCGGAGTGA
- the fsa gene encoding fructose-6-phosphate aldolase → MELYLDTASLEEIREIAAWGVLSGVTTNPTLVAKAFAAKGEALTEEAFAAHLRAICETVGGPVSAEVTALEAPAMAAEGRRLAAIHPNIVVKLPTTEEGLKACKRLAAEGIKVNMTLIFSANQALLAARAGASYVSPFLGRVDDISWDGGGLLREIVEMIQVQDLPVKVIAASIRHPRHVTEAALLGADIATMPYAVFKQLLKHPLTDIGLKRFLEDWEKVKP, encoded by the coding sequence ATGGAGCTTTACTTGGACACCGCGAGCTTGGAGGAGATACGGGAGATCGCCGCTTGGGGGGTGCTCTCCGGGGTGACCACCAACCCCACCTTGGTGGCCAAGGCCTTCGCCGCCAAGGGGGAGGCCCTGACCGAGGAGGCCTTCGCCGCCCACCTACGGGCGATCTGCGAAACGGTGGGCGGCCCGGTTTCGGCGGAGGTGACGGCCCTCGAGGCCCCCGCCATGGCGGCGGAGGGCAGGCGGCTTGCCGCCATCCACCCCAATATCGTGGTCAAGCTCCCCACCACCGAGGAAGGCCTCAAGGCCTGCAAACGGCTTGCCGCCGAGGGGATCAAGGTCAACATGACCCTGATCTTCTCCGCCAACCAGGCCCTCCTCGCCGCCCGGGCTGGGGCCAGCTACGTGAGCCCCTTCCTGGGGCGGGTGGACGACATCTCCTGGGACGGGGGGGGGCTTCTTCGGGAGATCGTGGAGATGATCCAGGTCCAGGACCTTCCCGTCAAGGTCATCGCCGCCTCCATCCGCCACCCCCGGCACGTCACCGAGGCCGCCCTTCTGGGGGCGGACATCGCCACCATGCCCTACGCTGTTTTCAAGCAGCTCTTGAAGCACCCCCTCACGGACATCGGCCTTAAGCGTTTCTTGGAAGACTGGGAGAAGGTGAAGCCATGA
- the rho gene encoding transcription termination factor Rho has protein sequence MRRKETLQETPLTYQELASKILPELHLLAQEAGIEGYKRMKKDQLIMALLERQTQGEGLRLVKGYLEISQDGYGFLTENLHNLESRVAIVSAGLIKQYALRAGDYVVGQARPPRENERYATLLKVEAVNNLDPEAAKSRPRFDELIPQFPDRQIRLETTPDELSTRVIDLLAPIGRGQRGLIVAPPKAGKTTLLKKIANAVLKNEPDIKVIVLLIDERPEEVTDFRESVQGAEVIASTFDEPPQNHIRVAEFVHERAKRIVEEGGHVMILLDSITRLARANNLVTPPTGRTLSGGLDSAALYFPKRFLGAARNIRGGGSLTILATALVETGSRMDDVIFEEFKGTGNMELHLSRRLEERRIFPAIDILKSGTRREELLLGEEVTHKMWLLRKVLADMDPAEAMEMLLARLARTKNNKEFLASLAAR, from the coding sequence ATGAGGAGGAAGGAAACCCTTCAGGAAACCCCCCTCACCTACCAGGAGCTCGCCAGCAAGATCCTGCCCGAGCTCCACCTCCTGGCCCAGGAGGCGGGCATTGAAGGCTACAAGCGCATGAAGAAGGACCAGCTCATCATGGCCCTCCTGGAGCGGCAGACCCAGGGAGAGGGGCTGAGGCTGGTCAAGGGCTACCTGGAGATCAGCCAGGACGGGTACGGCTTCCTCACCGAGAACCTCCACAACCTGGAGTCCCGGGTGGCCATCGTCTCGGCGGGGCTCATCAAGCAGTACGCCCTGAGGGCCGGGGACTACGTGGTGGGCCAGGCCAGGCCGCCCCGGGAGAACGAGCGCTACGCCACCCTCCTCAAGGTGGAGGCGGTGAACAACCTGGACCCCGAGGCCGCCAAGAGCCGCCCCCGCTTTGACGAGCTCATCCCCCAGTTCCCCGACCGGCAGATCCGGCTGGAAACCACCCCGGACGAGCTCTCCACCCGGGTCATTGACCTCCTCGCCCCCATCGGCCGGGGCCAGCGCGGCCTCATCGTGGCCCCCCCCAAGGCGGGGAAGACCACCCTCCTCAAGAAGATCGCCAACGCCGTCCTCAAGAACGAGCCCGACATCAAGGTCATCGTCCTCCTCATTGACGAGCGCCCCGAGGAGGTCACGGACTTCCGGGAAAGCGTCCAGGGGGCCGAGGTCATCGCCAGCACCTTTGACGAGCCGCCCCAGAACCACATCCGGGTGGCCGAGTTCGTCCACGAGCGGGCCAAGCGCATCGTGGAGGAGGGGGGGCACGTGATGATCCTCCTGGACTCCATCACCCGCCTGGCCCGGGCGAACAACCTGGTGACCCCGCCCACGGGGCGCACCCTCTCGGGCGGCCTGGACTCCGCCGCCCTCTACTTCCCCAAGCGCTTCCTGGGGGCGGCCCGGAACATCCGTGGGGGCGGGAGCCTCACCATCCTCGCCACCGCCCTCGTGGAGACGGGTAGCCGCATGGACGACGTGATCTTTGAGGAGTTCAAGGGGACGGGCAACATGGAGCTCCACCTCTCCCGCCGCCTGGAGGAGCGGCGCATCTTCCCCGCCATTGACATCCTCAAGTCCGGCACGAGGCGGGAGGAGTTGCTTCTCGGCGAGGAGGTTACCCACAAGATGTGGCTCCTGCGCAAGGTCCTGGCAGACATGGACCCCGCGGAGGCCATGGAGATGCTCCTCGCCCGGCTCGCCCGCACCAAGAACAACAAGGAGTTCCTGGCCTCCCTGGCTGCCCGCTGA